Proteins from a single region of Drosophila biarmipes strain raj3 chromosome 3R, RU_DBia_V1.1, whole genome shotgun sequence:
- the LOC108025107 gene encoding octopamine receptor yields the protein MLLYSKFLSTALTVASANSSSDGPVLLIQTTSAPAAGEALTAGAKVAGGVPSMNSYLVSMAWPKSLAVAVFLVLILVTVVGNTLVILAVLTTRRLRTVTNCFVMNLAITDWLVGTCVMPPSVVLYITGTWRFGWILCDIWISLDILLCTGSILSLCAISLDRYLAVTQPLTYSKKRRSKRLALLMILVVWITALSITCPPYLGWYEAGRHQAEFVDCRYNQNKGYVVFSAMGSFFIPLTVMLYVYVKIGYVLTSRRQRIVRDANSERTADYDVDGDNFISESEHYHCTPTKWLPNRKSRWRFNSLHDPPPPGSTNASKGQQSSSVKCSKCSSTGTGVAGGGAGTPVVDKTLTFKHQPTFYELVEVSRLSSLIHCSAISCKYGGPCMHSTPSGMHYVGTEASFSDTCLGAASAGAASATSALEVATTEKLEAEVKQMPHHHHHGSQNHHSHHHNHHHRMPMRVSTTKRDSKTAKTLTIVMGGLIACWLPFFVYYLLIPFLPRPAVLEDLMFGFTWIGWVNCAINPFIYAFYNPDFRTAFWRLTCRPICKQKRPPNHLAMFRG from the exons ATGCTGCTCTACTCCAAGTTCCTATCGACAGCTCTGACGGTGGCCAGCGCCAACAGCTCCTCCGATGGCCCTGTGCTGCTCATCCAAACCACATCCGCACCAGCTGCTGGAGAAGCCCTGACAGCCGGAGCCAAGGTGGCTGGTGGCGTGCCCTCGATGAACTCCTACCTGGTCAGCATGGCGTGGCCCAAATCGCTGGCCGTGGCCGTCTTCCTGGTCCTCATCCTGGTCACCGTGGTGGGCAACACACTCGTCATCCTCGCCGTGCTGACCACACGCCGCCTGCGCACCGTCACCAACTGCTTCGTGATGAACCTGGCCATCACCGATTGGCTCGTGGGCACCTGTGTGATGCCTCCCTCGGTGGTGCTCTACATAACAG GCACCTGGCGCTTCGGCTGGATACTGTGCGACATTTGGATCTCGCTGGACATCCTGCTCTGCACCGGCTCCATCCTCAGCCTGTGCGCCATCAGCCTGGACAG GTATCTTGCCGTCACACAACCCTTGACGTACTCCAAGAAGCGCCGCTCCAAGCGACTGGCCCTGCTCATGATACTCGTCGTGTGGATAACGGCCCTGTCAATCACGTGTCCACCCTACTTGGGCTG GTACGAGGCGGGCAGGCACCAGGCGGAGTTCGTGGACTGCCGCTACAACCAAAACAAGGGCTACGTGGTCTTCTCGGCCATGGGATCGTTCTTCATCCCCCTCACGGTGATGCTGTACGTCTACGTTAAGATTGGTTATGTCCTCACGTCACGGCGACAGCGCATTGTGCGCGATGCG AACTCGGAGCGCACGGCAGACTACGATGTGGATGGGGACAACTTCATCTCGGAGTCGGAGCACTATCACTGCACGCCAACCAAGTGGCTGCCGAACAGGAAGTCCCGCTGGCGGTTCAACTCCCTGCACGACCCACCACCACCAGGCAGCACAAATGCGTCCAAGGGACAGCAGTCCTCGTCCGTCAAGTGCTCCAAGTGCTCCTCCACTGGCACTGGAGtggctggtggtggtgctgggaCGCCAGTGGTGGACAAAACGCTGACGTTCAAGCACCAGCCCACCTTTTACGAGCTGGTCGAGGTGTCGCGTCTCTCCTCGCTCATCCACTGCTCGGCAATTAGCTGCAAGTACGGCGGACCCTGCATGCACTCCACGCCCTCGGGGATGCACTACGTCGGCACGGAGGCCTCCTTTTCGGACACCTGCCTGGGTGCCGCCTCCGCAGGCGCCGCCTCTGCCACCTCTGCGCTGGAGGTCGCCACCACCGAGAAGCTGGAGGCGGAGGTCAAACAGATGCcgcaccatcatcatcatggcTCCCAGAACCATCATTCGCATCATCACAACCATCATCATCGCATGCCGATGCGAGTCTCGACCACGAAACGTGATAGCAAGACCGCCAAGACCCTGACAATTGTGATGGGCGGCCTAATTGCTTGCTGGCTGCCCTTCTTCGTCTATTATCTGCTGATTCCCTTCCTGCCGCGCCCCGCCGTCCTCGAGGACCTCATGTTCGGCTTCACCTGGATTGGCTGGGTCAACTGCGCCATCAACCCGTTCATCTACGCCTTCTACAATCCGGACTTTCGCACTGCCTTCTGGCGGCTCACCTGCCGGCCCATCTGCAAGCAGAAGCGTCCGCCCAACCACCTGGCCATGTTCCGTGGCTAG
- the LOC108025500 gene encoding octopamine receptor 1 isoform X2, with amino-acid sequence MILIVWLLALAITCPPILGWYEPGRRDLRECRYNQNEGYVIFSAMGSFFIPMAVMIYVYARISCVIASRHDNMTDISVHNKKFKRYTAADVENELSEQEQHSSVGQRQRQATSRTFSNQTIAKELHDMMLSDSDNCAGGAAGGTITTGGTTGSANAAHCQSLLALPSSAGGGGGGGASSLGCPKNGCYELTRPHSLKRTSTASTTITTMTSGMGPGSSLLDAQWQSQPPGGQIQTHSLSQPPRPHSFRHSHGERERDREKERLRSHHHHHPHYHHQASVTTTSTSGGGQQTTSANKSLSNRITSLKKENKTTQTLSIVVGGFIACWLPFFVNYLITPFLAEHQASQMLAKALTWLGWFNSAINPFIYAFYSVDFRAAFWRLTCKRFFSAGQKPQFPTNTMSIRR; translated from the exons ATGATCCTAATTGTCTGGCTGCTGGCCCTGGCCATCACCTGTCCGCCCATCCTGGGATG GTACGAGCCAGGACGAAGGGACCTGCGGGAGTGCCGGTACAACCAAAACGAGGGCTACGTCATCTTCTCGGCCATGGGCTCCTTCTTCATACCCATGGCGGTGATGATTTATGTGTATGCAAGAATTTCCTGTGTCATTGCATCCAGGCACGACAATATGACCGACATAAGTGTTCACAACAAG AAATTCAAGCGCTACACGGCGGCGGACGTGGAGAACGAGCTGtcggagcaggagcagcacaGCTCGGTGGGCCAGCGCCAGAGGCAGGCCACCTCGAGGACCTTCTCCAACCAGACGATAGCCAAGGAGCTGCACGACATGATGCTCAGCGACAGCGACAATTgcgcaggaggagcagcgggAGGAACCATAACCACTGGTGGCACCACAGGCTCAGCCAACGCCGCCCACTGTCAATCCCTGCTGGCCCTGCCCTCCTCCGCCGGCGgcgggggaggaggaggagcctcCTCCTTGGGCTGCCCCAAGAATGGCTGCTACGAGCTCACACGACCTCACTCGCTGAAGCGCACTTCCACCGCCTCGACGACCATTACCACAATGACCAGTGGCATGGGGCCGGGCAGCAGTCTCCTGGACGCCCAGTGGCAATCCCAGCCGCCGGGTGGTCAGATCCAAACCCACTCCCTCAGCCAGCCACCGCGACCGCACAGCTTTCGGCATTCGCACGGGGAGCGGGAGAGGGACAGGGAGAAGGAGCGACTGAGGAGccatcaccatcatcatccTCATTACCATCACCAGGCGAGCGTGACCACCACATCGACCAGCGGCGGTGGGCAGCAGACCACCAGTGCCAATAAATCGCTGTCCAATCGGATTACCTCGCTGAAGAAGGAGAACAAGACCACCCAGACGCTGAGCATTGTGGTGGGCGGCTTCATCGCCTGCTGGCTGCCCTTCTTCGTCAACTACCTGATCACCCCGTTCCTGGCCGAGCACCAGGCCAGCCAAATGCTGGCCAAGGCCCTCACCTGGCTGGGGTGGTTCAACAGCGCCATCAATCCCTTCATCTACGCCTTCTACAGCGTCGACTTCCGGGCGGCCTTCTGGCGCCTCACCTGCAAGCGGTTCTTCAGCGCCGGCCAGAAGCCGCAGTTCCCCACGAACACCATGTCCATCAGGCGATAG
- the LOC108025500 gene encoding D(2) dopamine receptor isoform X1, translating into MAVNLQLNNSSAPYPSLMYVAASSLRGLGQGSGLPENISIVYDADAANGTGSAFPNGTAGGGLDAVALTEPGPTAPVTTFNYYNESAAAAEWAHFYDLVLSWQGIILIAVFATFIVVTVIGNTLVILAILTTRRLRTITNCFVMSLAVADLLVGIFVMPPAVAVHLIGSWQLGWVLCDIWISLDVLLCTASILSLCAISVDRYLAVTRPLTYSRKRRSKRLALIMILIVWLLALAITCPPILGWYEPGRRDLRECRYNQNEGYVIFSAMGSFFIPMAVMIYVYARISCVIASRHDNMTDISVHNKKFKRYTAADVENELSEQEQHSSVGQRQRQATSRTFSNQTIAKELHDMMLSDSDNCAGGAAGGTITTGGTTGSANAAHCQSLLALPSSAGGGGGGGASSLGCPKNGCYELTRPHSLKRTSTASTTITTMTSGMGPGSSLLDAQWQSQPPGGQIQTHSLSQPPRPHSFRHSHGERERDREKERLRSHHHHHPHYHHQASVTTTSTSGGGQQTTSANKSLSNRITSLKKENKTTQTLSIVVGGFIACWLPFFVNYLITPFLAEHQASQMLAKALTWLGWFNSAINPFIYAFYSVDFRAAFWRLTCKRFFSAGQKPQFPTNTMSIRR; encoded by the exons ATGGCTGTCAACTTGCAGCTGAATAATTCAAGCGCCCCCTACCCCTCGCTCATGTATGTGGCGGCCTCCTCCCTGCGGGGATTGGGCCAGGGATCGGGTCTGCCGGAAAACATATCCATCGTTTACGATGCGGACGCGGCCAATGGGACGGGAAGTGCGTTCCCCAATGGAACCGCTGGCGGTGGGCTGGATGCAGTGGCTCTCACCGAGCCGGGACCCACGGCCCCAGTGACCACATTTAATTACTACAACGAGTCGGCGGCGGCCGCCGAGTGGGCCCACTTCTACGATCTGGTCCTGTCCTGGCAGGGCATCATCCTGATAGCCGTCTTCGCCACCTTCATTGTGGTCACCGTCATCGGCAACACGCTGGTCATACTGGCCATCCTGACCACGCGACGCCTCCGCACCATCACCAACTGCTTTGTGATGAGCCTGGCGGTGGCCGACCTCCTCGTGGGCATCTTCGTGATGCCCCCCGCCGTCGCCGTCCATCTCATAG GCTCGTGGCAACTGGGCTGGGTGCTCTGCGACATTTGGATCTCCCTCGACGTGCTCCTCTGCACGGCCTCGATTCTCAGCCTGTGCGCCATCAGCGTGGACAG ATATTTGGCCGTGACCAGGCCGCTCACGTACTCCCGTAAACGGCGCTCGAAACGATTGGCCCTAATCATGATCCTAATTGTCTGGCTGCTGGCCCTGGCCATCACCTGTCCGCCCATCCTGGGATG GTACGAGCCAGGACGAAGGGACCTGCGGGAGTGCCGGTACAACCAAAACGAGGGCTACGTCATCTTCTCGGCCATGGGCTCCTTCTTCATACCCATGGCGGTGATGATTTATGTGTATGCAAGAATTTCCTGTGTCATTGCATCCAGGCACGACAATATGACCGACATAAGTGTTCACAACAAG AAATTCAAGCGCTACACGGCGGCGGACGTGGAGAACGAGCTGtcggagcaggagcagcacaGCTCGGTGGGCCAGCGCCAGAGGCAGGCCACCTCGAGGACCTTCTCCAACCAGACGATAGCCAAGGAGCTGCACGACATGATGCTCAGCGACAGCGACAATTgcgcaggaggagcagcgggAGGAACCATAACCACTGGTGGCACCACAGGCTCAGCCAACGCCGCCCACTGTCAATCCCTGCTGGCCCTGCCCTCCTCCGCCGGCGgcgggggaggaggaggagcctcCTCCTTGGGCTGCCCCAAGAATGGCTGCTACGAGCTCACACGACCTCACTCGCTGAAGCGCACTTCCACCGCCTCGACGACCATTACCACAATGACCAGTGGCATGGGGCCGGGCAGCAGTCTCCTGGACGCCCAGTGGCAATCCCAGCCGCCGGGTGGTCAGATCCAAACCCACTCCCTCAGCCAGCCACCGCGACCGCACAGCTTTCGGCATTCGCACGGGGAGCGGGAGAGGGACAGGGAGAAGGAGCGACTGAGGAGccatcaccatcatcatccTCATTACCATCACCAGGCGAGCGTGACCACCACATCGACCAGCGGCGGTGGGCAGCAGACCACCAGTGCCAATAAATCGCTGTCCAATCGGATTACCTCGCTGAAGAAGGAGAACAAGACCACCCAGACGCTGAGCATTGTGGTGGGCGGCTTCATCGCCTGCTGGCTGCCCTTCTTCGTCAACTACCTGATCACCCCGTTCCTGGCCGAGCACCAGGCCAGCCAAATGCTGGCCAAGGCCCTCACCTGGCTGGGGTGGTTCAACAGCGCCATCAATCCCTTCATCTACGCCTTCTACAGCGTCGACTTCCGGGCGGCCTTCTGGCGCCTCACCTGCAAGCGGTTCTTCAGCGCCGGCCAGAAGCCGCAGTTCCCCACGAACACCATGTCCATCAGGCGATAG